One stretch of Robbsia betulipollinis DNA includes these proteins:
- a CDS encoding TRAP transporter large permease subunit, translated as MESVHSSLDARLGDGVNAPLAIPLRVLTTLVELTAAALLLAEVSVLITGVVWRYVLDSPLTWTDELASMLFTWLAMLGAVLALARGENMRMTAIVNRFSPAAQRWCESVSQLVVALFVAIILLPAGQHASEQMAILTPALGIADGLRALAVPVGAALMLLFAIGNLLMNGGRTAILGGVATIAAIGAALWLLQPAFIAMGNLNLLVFFVLLVGAAVLIGVPIGFAFGISTVAYLTVVTHAPLGIVVSRMDEGMSHLILLAVPIFVLLGGLIEISGLARNLVDFMASLLGHVRGGLQYVLLGAMFLVSGISGSKAADMAAIAPALFPEMKSRGVQGEDLAALLSASGAMTETIPPSLVLITIGAVCSVSISALFVGGLLPALIATVAIAFVCWMKARRADAPTLSRAPLRVVMRTFVIAVPALALPVLIRAAVVEGVATATEVSTLGVIYTLIAGILASLFGKPFAYRRLYKMLVDAAALSGAILLIIGLATSMAWALTRSGFSTYLVGMMQSVPGGATGFMIVTIVCFAILGSVLEGIPAIVLFGPLLFPAAHALHINEVHYAMVVILAMGLGLFAPPFGVGFYAACAIGKTSPDGVGKRIWPYLFALLIALLLVAFIPWLSTGFLGHAAE; from the coding sequence ATGGAATCCGTCCATTCCTCTCTCGATGCTCGGCTCGGCGACGGCGTGAACGCGCCGCTCGCCATTCCACTGCGCGTGTTGACGACGCTGGTCGAATTGACCGCGGCCGCGCTCCTCCTGGCCGAGGTGAGCGTCCTGATAACGGGCGTCGTCTGGCGCTACGTTCTCGATTCGCCATTGACGTGGACCGATGAACTCGCGTCGATGCTCTTCACCTGGCTCGCGATGCTGGGTGCCGTGCTGGCGCTCGCCCGCGGCGAAAACATGCGCATGACGGCCATCGTCAACCGGTTCAGTCCGGCCGCGCAGCGCTGGTGCGAGTCCGTCTCGCAATTGGTGGTCGCTTTGTTCGTGGCGATCATTCTGCTGCCCGCCGGGCAACACGCATCCGAACAAATGGCGATCCTGACGCCAGCGCTCGGCATTGCCGACGGGCTTCGCGCCCTCGCCGTACCGGTGGGCGCGGCCCTCATGCTGCTGTTCGCCATCGGCAACCTGTTGATGAACGGCGGCCGCACGGCGATCCTAGGTGGCGTCGCCACGATCGCCGCGATCGGTGCCGCGTTGTGGCTGCTACAACCCGCTTTCATCGCGATGGGTAATCTCAACCTGCTGGTCTTCTTTGTGCTGCTGGTCGGCGCGGCGGTGTTGATTGGCGTGCCGATCGGTTTCGCGTTCGGCATCTCGACGGTGGCGTATCTAACGGTCGTCACCCATGCGCCACTGGGTATCGTCGTGAGTCGCATGGACGAAGGCATGTCCCACCTGATCCTGCTTGCCGTACCGATCTTCGTGTTGCTGGGCGGATTGATCGAAATCAGCGGCCTCGCGCGCAATCTCGTCGATTTCATGGCGTCGCTTCTCGGGCACGTGCGTGGTGGCCTGCAATACGTGTTGCTCGGCGCGATGTTCCTCGTCTCCGGCATCTCTGGATCGAAAGCCGCCGACATGGCGGCGATCGCGCCCGCACTGTTTCCCGAAATGAAATCCCGCGGCGTACAGGGCGAGGATCTGGCGGCGCTGTTGAGCGCGTCCGGCGCGATGACCGAAACCATTCCGCCGAGCCTGGTACTCATCACCATCGGCGCGGTCTGCAGCGTATCGATTAGCGCGTTGTTCGTGGGAGGACTTCTGCCAGCACTGATCGCGACCGTGGCGATCGCCTTCGTATGCTGGATGAAGGCACGCCGCGCTGACGCGCCTACCCTGTCACGCGCGCCGCTGCGCGTCGTCATGCGCACCTTCGTCATCGCCGTTCCGGCGCTGGCGCTACCGGTGCTCATCCGTGCCGCCGTGGTCGAAGGAGTAGCGACAGCCACTGAGGTGTCCACGCTTGGCGTGATCTACACGCTGATTGCGGGAATCCTGGCGAGCTTATTCGGCAAACCCTTTGCCTATCGCCGCCTCTATAAAATGCTGGTGGATGCCGCCGCGCTCTCCGGGGCGATCCTGTTGATCATCGGACTGGCAACGTCGATGGCATGGGCGCTGACGCGCTCGGGTTTCTCCACTTATCTCGTCGGCATGATGCAGTCCGTTCCAGGCGGCGCTACTGGCTTCATGATCGTGACCATTGTGTGCTTCGCGATCCTCGGGAGCGTGCTCGAAGGAATTCCGGCCATCGTGCTCTTCGGCCCGCTCCTCTTTCCCGCCGCCCATGCGTTGCACATCAACGAAGTGCATTACGCGATGGTGGTAATCCTCGCCATGGGACTCGGCCTTTTCGCGCCACCATTCGGCGTCGGATTCTATGCCGCATGCGCGATTGGCAAAACATCGCCCGACGGTGTCGGCAAAAGAATATGGCCCTACCTGTTCGCGTTGCTGATCGCGCTGCTACTCGTTGCCTTCATACCTTGGCTATCGACCGGATTTCTCGGGCACGCGGCCGAGTGA
- a CDS encoding TRAP transporter substrate-binding protein produces MHVKSRREFLKTISTAAVAAGMGTVALRAHAAEFTLRYANNLPLQHPMNLRAKEMATRIASESKGRVELQVYPSSQLGSDTDTLSQIRSGAVDFFTLSPLILGTYIPSAQISGIGFAFKNYDQVWKAMDGDLGAHVRKQIEATPLFAFEKIWNGGFRQITTGSKALNKPDDMQGVKLRVPASPLWTSMFKALGAAPASVNFSETYSALQTHIVEGEENPLSIIYTAKLYEVQKHCALTNHMWDGFWFLGNRASFDRLPKDIQQIIRSAVNDAAAKQRQDVQDLDAHLRGELSGVGLAFNEPDPALFRKKLADSGFYGEWQKKFGPQAWAILEKYTGTLV; encoded by the coding sequence ATGCACGTAAAATCCCGCCGAGAGTTCCTCAAGACCATCTCGACCGCTGCGGTCGCAGCCGGCATGGGTACCGTTGCACTTCGGGCACACGCCGCCGAATTCACGCTTCGATACGCCAACAACCTGCCGCTCCAGCATCCGATGAATCTGCGCGCGAAGGAGATGGCCACGCGCATTGCGTCGGAATCGAAAGGACGTGTGGAGCTGCAGGTCTATCCCAGCAGCCAGCTCGGTAGTGATACCGATACGCTCTCGCAGATTCGATCGGGTGCCGTCGATTTCTTCACGTTGTCGCCGTTGATCCTGGGCACTTACATTCCGTCGGCCCAGATCAGCGGGATCGGCTTCGCGTTCAAGAATTACGATCAGGTCTGGAAGGCGATGGACGGCGATCTCGGTGCGCACGTGCGCAAACAGATCGAGGCCACGCCGCTCTTTGCCTTCGAGAAGATCTGGAACGGCGGTTTTCGGCAAATTACGACCGGCAGCAAGGCTTTGAACAAACCCGACGACATGCAGGGAGTGAAACTGCGCGTGCCGGCGAGTCCCTTGTGGACGTCCATGTTCAAGGCGCTGGGTGCGGCGCCCGCCAGCGTGAACTTTTCCGAGACCTATTCCGCGTTGCAGACCCATATCGTAGAGGGCGAGGAAAACCCGCTTTCGATCATCTACACCGCAAAGCTCTACGAGGTTCAAAAGCATTGCGCCTTGACCAACCATATGTGGGACGGCTTCTGGTTCCTCGGCAACAGGGCATCCTTTGATCGCCTTCCGAAAGATATCCAGCAAATCATCCGCAGCGCGGTCAACGACGCGGCAGCCAAGCAGCGACAGGATGTGCAGGATTTGGATGCACACTTGCGCGGCGAGCTCAGCGGTGTCGGCCTGGCATTCAACGAACCCGATCCCGCGTTGTTCCGCAAAAAACTCGCAGACAGCGGGTTCTACGGGGAGTGGCAGAAGAAGTTTGGACCGCAAGCGTGGGCGATCCTTGAGAAATATACCGGGACGCTCGTCTAA
- a CDS encoding IclR family transcriptional regulator codes for MTGTKASEGVPGAQAISRALRILRTVAKSRTTGINLAQLVRDTELNKPTVHRLLLALMADGMVEQDASSLRYFVGRECYVLGCIANERFGLGRDAGDIVARLARTSGDSAFFSIRSDSSAVCVLREDGDFPLKTHVLQPGTRHPLGVGAGSLAMLAALEDDEVERCMEANHECLAKHYAHFPMKSIRAAVALTRRLGYSVNEGMVVEGSWGLGASVHSSRGDVVGALTIAAVESRLPESRQRELGKVLVDAAKTLEGHLIRTASFAANPGARSARGKK; via the coding sequence ATGACTGGGACGAAAGCGAGTGAAGGCGTGCCAGGAGCACAGGCGATATCACGCGCATTGCGCATCCTGCGCACTGTGGCGAAGTCGAGAACCACGGGCATCAATCTCGCGCAGCTGGTTCGCGACACGGAACTGAACAAGCCAACCGTGCACCGCTTGCTGCTGGCGCTGATGGCGGACGGGATGGTGGAGCAGGACGCGTCGTCCCTGCGCTATTTCGTAGGCCGCGAATGCTATGTGCTGGGGTGCATCGCGAACGAACGCTTCGGACTCGGACGCGACGCCGGCGATATCGTCGCGCGGCTCGCGCGCACTTCAGGCGACTCGGCGTTTTTTTCCATACGCAGCGACAGTTCCGCCGTATGCGTCTTGCGCGAGGACGGCGACTTTCCGCTGAAAACACACGTGCTGCAACCGGGCACTCGCCATCCTCTTGGCGTCGGCGCGGGAAGCCTGGCCATGCTTGCAGCCTTGGAAGACGACGAGGTCGAACGCTGCATGGAAGCCAATCACGAATGCCTGGCGAAGCACTATGCCCATTTCCCGATGAAATCGATACGCGCCGCGGTAGCGCTCACGCGGCGGCTCGGGTATTCAGTCAACGAGGGAATGGTCGTCGAGGGGTCCTGGGGGCTGGGCGCGTCGGTGCACTCGTCGCGGGGCGACGTGGTGGGCGCTTTGACTATCGCAGCGGTCGAATCCCGGCTTCCGGAATCACGTCAACGTGAATTGGGGAAAGTGCTGGTGGATGCCGCCAAAACGCTCGAAGGACATTTGATTCGCACCGCGTCCTTCGCGGCCAATCCCGGAGCACGGTCCGCGAGAGGAAAAAAATAA
- a CDS encoding acetyl-CoA acetyltransferase, whose amino-acid sequence MNPAIIGWHHLQFGKLDALGPEEMIAMTAGAAIAHAGIDAAAIDSVHVGTFNAGFVYQDFPSALVFNAIPALRYTSTVRCENACSTGSAAIYSALDAIRSGRSKYALVIGYEKMTGLPTKEVGEILTKCSYAKEEAGAEGGFAGVFGRIAQAYFERYGDQSDALAAIAAKNHANGVSNPYAHMRRDFGYAFCRHPSEKNPFVAGPLKRTDCSLISDGAAALVIAAADCADDAPRAITFRAAVQVSDFLPLSRRDPTDFTGARRAWQQGLADAGLTLDDLSLVETHDCFTIAELIEYEAMGLAEKGQGARVILDGVSTKQGRLPVNPSGGLKSKGHPIGATGVSMHVMAAMQLANDAGDMQIPNARLAGVFNMGGAAVANYLSILERRH is encoded by the coding sequence ATGAACCCCGCAATCATTGGCTGGCATCATCTACAATTCGGCAAACTCGATGCGCTGGGACCAGAGGAAATGATCGCGATGACGGCCGGCGCCGCAATTGCGCATGCGGGCATCGACGCGGCGGCGATCGATTCGGTCCACGTCGGCACGTTCAACGCCGGCTTCGTCTATCAGGATTTTCCGTCCGCGCTGGTGTTCAACGCCATTCCAGCGCTGCGCTATACGTCAACCGTGCGCTGCGAGAACGCATGCTCGACGGGGTCGGCGGCGATTTACTCCGCGCTCGACGCGATTCGCTCAGGGCGCTCGAAGTACGCGCTGGTGATCGGCTATGAAAAGATGACGGGTTTGCCAACGAAAGAGGTCGGCGAAATCCTGACGAAGTGCTCATACGCGAAAGAGGAAGCAGGCGCCGAAGGTGGATTCGCCGGTGTTTTCGGCCGTATCGCGCAGGCGTATTTCGAACGGTACGGCGATCAGTCGGACGCGCTCGCCGCAATAGCCGCGAAGAACCACGCGAACGGGGTATCGAACCCGTACGCGCACATGCGTCGGGATTTCGGCTATGCATTCTGCCGGCATCCGTCGGAGAAAAATCCCTTCGTCGCGGGACCGCTCAAGCGTACCGACTGCTCTCTGATTTCCGATGGCGCCGCCGCGCTGGTCATTGCCGCCGCCGACTGTGCGGACGATGCGCCACGTGCCATCACGTTCCGCGCGGCGGTGCAGGTGAGCGATTTTCTGCCGCTATCGCGTCGCGATCCGACCGACTTCACCGGCGCGCGCCGAGCCTGGCAGCAAGGGCTCGCGGACGCCGGGCTCACGCTCGATGATCTCTCGCTGGTGGAAACCCACGACTGTTTCACCATCGCCGAACTGATCGAATACGAGGCGATGGGCCTTGCCGAAAAGGGGCAGGGCGCGCGCGTCATTCTCGATGGCGTCTCGACGAAGCAGGGCCGTCTGCCGGTCAATCCGTCCGGCGGCCTGAAGTCGAAGGGGCATCCGATTGGCGCGACCGGCGTTTCCATGCACGTGATGGCCGCGATGCAGCTCGCCAACGACGCCGGCGACATGCAGATACCGAATGCGCGGCTGGCGGGGGTTTTCAATATGGGAGGCGCGGCGGTCGCCAATTATTTGAGCATCCTCGAGCGGCGCCATTGA